The following coding sequences are from one Bacteroidota bacterium window:
- a CDS encoding ABC transporter ATP-binding protein: MLRIVASGLVKRYAARPVMKPVSFEAAPGEIIAITGPNGAGKSTLLKILADVLSPTKGTCTWFAGETKLDHDAIRTRLGFVAPYLELYDELSAVEHVQLVMDLKGLGIAADDALDILTRFGLDPAIGQSDRRLRAYSSGMKQRVRCAMAFAGEPSALLLDESTSNLDEPGTVAVLEHAIAAAARGAIVFVATNDARERGITQREVRLEPA, from the coding sequence ATGCTTCGCATCGTTGCATCGGGCCTGGTCAAGCGCTACGCCGCTCGTCCGGTGATGAAGCCCGTTTCGTTCGAGGCAGCTCCCGGTGAGATCATCGCTATCACCGGACCCAACGGCGCCGGAAAATCCACGCTCCTGAAAATTCTCGCCGATGTGCTGAGCCCCACCAAAGGGACTTGCACCTGGTTTGCGGGCGAGACAAAACTCGATCACGACGCAATCCGCACCCGGCTTGGATTTGTCGCACCGTATCTCGAACTGTATGACGAACTGAGTGCCGTCGAGCATGTACAGCTCGTCATGGACCTCAAAGGCTTGGGAATCGCGGCAGATGATGCGTTGGACATTCTAACGCGATTTGGTCTCGACCCCGCTATTGGCCAGAGCGACCGCCGGCTGCGGGCCTATAGCTCCGGCATGAAGCAGCGCGTCCGATGTGCGATGGCCTTTGCCGGTGAGCCATCGGCGTTGCTACTCGATGAATCTACGTCCAATCTCGATGAACCTGGTACTGTCGCTGTACTCGAACATGCCATTGCCGCGGCAGCACGGGGCGCGATTGTGTTTGTCGCAACCAATGACGCACGCGAGCGTGGGATCACCCAGCGCGAAGTCCGATTAGAGCCAGCATAA